The DNA region TAAGCCTTTAAGAAAATtattactttactttttttattattacttcaCTGTAGTTAGTTTTCAGGCAGTATCTCATTTAAAAGTTGACATCCCAACCACTAATACTGGAAAACGTGCAGGATGGAAGCCCAGTGAATTATGTATTGTGACATAAGTGATCAGAAAGAACAAACAAAGAACTTTCACTCCCATCATTCTTCTTGATAAATGTCAGCTTTTATAGATGAACCACACAGGTTGAGTATAATGGTTATAGATAGGGATGCACGATAAGTATCGGACTGATAAGTATCGCCCCAATATTGGATAAAATGACATCACGCTGATTGgtctgatacaaaaaaaaaaaaaaaaaactggaccaAAAACAAGAGCCGTATTATTCAGCGGTGCCTGGTCACCACTCGCCAGCGTGCAGGGTGGTACTGTGGTCTTTAAGCGCATTCGAAATAATCCAAAACAAAGGTTTATGAACTATGCTTATTTATTGCATATTTCAACAATAATATTTTCAGTTGGCTATTTACAAAGTTGTTTTCCATGAGATTTGACGTAAATCTGATGATGTGCTTGCTCTCTGTGTGGCTTGGAATAAGATGGCTCGAGCGGACTCTGCCTTTGTAAAATCTCAAAATGGCCtgtttaaacatcacattttaaaCGATTAAGACTAACATACgggcatttttctaccaaagagtcaaAGTTTCGGTCACAAATATCCTAATGATTTATATTGATTTCTGGACAAGTAAATTTGGGACGAATTATAacataaaaagtggcataaaatccttaaATCCCTACCCTAGTCttacaaactttatttattactctttatttgtttttcaaacctCTATAAAATCTCCTATTTTTATATACAGGTGGTTTGAAATTTTTTGCAACATACCTACAATATACCTCCTGTATAGATGTCTTGCatgcatatattatatatttacatttcctatatccactattgctgctgaaaagatgcaaatttcctcattgtgggactaataaaggttcttatgttacaaatatttattagtaCTTTTTACCTTATATGCCCCCGTTCTCAAATGACCTGTGCAGTGATGTACTTACtcatttccggttcagacgGGCGTCCTGTGAGGctgttttatttgatattttttttatctccaaacctattaattagcattttattttgttgttcaaagttggttattCTACGCTATAATGCCATTCAAGCCAGACCTGTCACATAGATGTACTCTATCACCAAATTACTTATTTCTGTATTTGGTAACTCCATGTCATGATAGCTTAGCAGTCAGCATGGCTCTTTTGTCTTCCCCTGTTAATTATTCCTCATCTTCCCATGGTGAGCTTGATACCTGTAAGAAGTGTTCGCTACAATGGTGGCAAGGATTAGTGACTTATAATGCATTAACACCGGACGCGGACCAGAACAGCGGGAAACAGGGAGGTTGGGTGACTGTTCAATGTGggcgtgccccccccccccccccccccttacaatATAATATGGTGTTTGTTTCATTGATTTCATTTGTGAAATTTGTACTGGCCAATATCTGAAGCGTCATGGTTGCCCGACACAGAACCGTACTGGCCGGTAATGTCagatgctgttttgtttttttccagtatcTGGAACAATCAGTCGTTACAGCCGGACAGAGTCAGCGTTCTGTGATTTCGGACGTTCTGTAACATTTGACACCTCTGTATGAGCATGTGTCTCTCCGCCCCAAGTTTCATCTTCTCGGGTGGCTGTCAATATACTTGGGTGGCCCGCCTAAGTAAAACCTCTCTAGGGGAAACACTACTGCTACAATGCTGTGTGTGTCAACCTAactttgcatttttctgttgacGCCACATGATTGGTTCAGCGCAGAGCaacttgcattattattattattgtctgtTCGTATTATCTGTCAAAACACGGGCAAATGCAATTTATCAAAGTCTGTTGACCGTGTCTCCtatgtttttcaaagaaaagttattttgtctttattgttTAGCTGTTTCTCCGCCATAATTAAGATATATTTTGACGGACCATCGCAGCTGCTAAACAGCGAGACTGCGACGCCCTCGTTGTTGGTGGCCCCTGCGGGCTTTACGCAGAGATGCATGCGCTGGCTGCAGGTTTTACTTGCGTCATCAAAATTCTTTGGGCCGAAACCCGAAAATGCACTTCTGGGCCATTTCAGCCGAAAATCTTCGGTGGCCGAAAAGTTGGTGCATCACTAATTAAGACCACTGTGTTGTCTGTGGGTATGACTGGAGTGTAATACATTACAGAGCATGATGGAGAGATGATATCAAGGTTTAATTTTTGAGCCAGGATAAACCTTTTAGGATTGCCCTTGCAACTTGTCAAACATGTATACagttccctccaaaagtattggaacggcaaggtcaattcctttgtttttgttgtatactgaggACATTTggctttcagatcaaaagatgaatgtcagaattacagcttttatttaattgtatttacttCTAGAtttgttaaacaactcaggacacagCTCCTcgcaaataacatttaatatttggtggcataacccttacttgcagtAACTGcctcaagcctgtgacccattgacttcaccagactgttgcattcttcatttgaaatgtttttccaagCCATTACGGCATGCAGCCTCTTCCAGTGTTTGTTTCAAGGGGtctctcccttcagtctcctcttcaggaggaaAATGCTAGCTCTATTGAGTTAAGGTCCGTCCGGTgtttgacttggccagtctaagaccttccactttttccccgtGATGatgtcctttgttgtgttggtagtgtgttttgggtcattgtcttgttgcatgatgaagcttctcccgattagtttggatgcatttttctgtaaattgccagacaaaatggttttgtagatgacggaattcattctgctgctaccatcttGAGTTacatcagcaataaaaactagtgagcctgttccagaagcagccatgcaagcccaagccatgacattacctccaccatgtttcacagtggagtttgtgtgttttggattataagcagatccttttttcccctccatccTTTGGCCTTTctatcactttggtagaggctAATCTtggtccataaaactttgttccagaacgtttgtggctcatctctttACTACTttacaaaatccaatctggccttccgtttctttttgctgatgagtgggtTGCATCTTGTGTTATGCCCTGTATATTTcctctctcaaagtcttcttcgaacagtggattgtgataccttcacctctgccctgtggaggttggcagtgatgtcactgttgtctatgggtgtttcttcacagctctcacaatgtttctgtcgtcaactgctgttgatacccttggccgacctgttcgatgtctgttgctcagtagaccactagtttctttctttttcaggacattccaatttgttgtattggctatgcctaATGTTTGTGCAATTGCTCccatcgattttccctcttctctcagcttccaAATGGTTTGGTTTTCTCCCATTGACAGCTCTCTGGTGTTCATGTTTGCTTAGCaggaaatgcagttttcacaggtgaaacccaaagccaaaaacatggACTcgctaatgtttaagcaatcaatctaaaaggcaacacctgagcaactagaaaacCCCCATCAGTtatgtttcaatacttttgctcacttgaaaagtgggtggcttcaaacaaaaggtgctctgtccatagttgtttaacacatctagatataaatgccatgaaataaaagctggaattcggaCCTCTgtgtcatattcatctttttggtctgaaacccaaatgttttcagcatacaacaaaaacaaaggaatcgaCATTGCcgtgccaatacttttggagtagACTTTAGCCAAACGTTTTGTTATATTTCTTAATATTTCTTACTATGCTGTAATATCAAGTACAAATAATATCAAGTACAAAGGAGGTgctatcccttttatgccggaacagttttactgtgccacaatggagtttttaagatgccactgtggttctttgtattcagtgaaaatttcagtcagactgaacaaagttttaaaggggtgtgacagaaaaaacaaaagggaggCTTTTTTTAAGTTCATGAACGTAAACCTAAATTAAACTGAAAAAGtgacaacacaaaaatattagtcTTAAAGTGTGCATGACAAGGTTCCACAGGAAGAGGGCGCCATATCGGCACATGACAGCTCAATATTCAGCTGGATGATGGCAGCACtgggatttttttgtcttgtgtgcTCTGCCAAACTGATGTGTGATTGAATTTAGCAGATACATGGTCCTCtcaattaatgtttttatttctgaccTGCTGTTTAGATGCTGCAAGATTGCTCAAAAGCACGTAGAGAAGTGGAGCTCCACTGGAGGGCGTCGCCTTGTGCCAACATTGTACGGATTATTGAGGTCTATGAAAACCTGTATCAAGGCAGGAAATGCCTGCTGATTGTCATGGAGTGgtaaattcacaaattcacgcacacacacgcacacacaggaaaAACACTTTTCTTTGCGTCTGCTCTGCATGTTTGCTGGTTTTCTCACTGGTTTATTCTGCTTCTTAAATTTGTGTCCGTCCAGCTATTGCGTTTGTCCtaattagggttgcaggtgagctagagccaataccagctgactttgagcttgaggcagggtacactttGGACTAATCGCCAgtcaattgactggcgactagtCAGTCTGGCGACTAGTCAGTCGACtagccagtcaattgcagggtctatctatatatataatgtatatatatatgtgtatatatatatatatatatatgtgtgcgtgtgtatatatgtgtgtgtatatgtgtgtatatatatatacacatatgtgtatatatatatatatatatatatatatatatatatgtgtgtgtatatatatatatatatatatatatatatatatatatataatgtatgtgtatatatatatgtatgtgtatatatatatgtatagtgtatatatatgtatgtgtatatatatatgtatgtgtatatatatgtgtatttatatatgtatgtgtgtatatatatatatatgtatatatatatatatatatatatatatatatatatatatatatatatatatatatatatatatgtgtatatatatatatatatatatatatatatgtgtatatatatatatatatatatatatatatgtgtgtataataGAAATGCAAGGATTAACGCTCATCACATCATATACACCTGTGGAAAATTTGGATTCTAAATGTCCCTAATTGagctaacatgcatgattttgtgatgcgggaggaagccggagtacctggaaaaaacccatgcaagcacgacgagaacacaaaaaaaaaaaaacacacaaaaacaaagcggctattcaaaccccaaaccgaCGAACTtttaggcagatgtgccaaccattTGGACAATTAATGTGTTGCATTCAATTAGGTTTTTATGGTTCATGAGCTCAATTAGTccttttcacacattttcacacaaaaaaaaacatttaagatgTTGTTTGTGGATCACACACTGGTTTGAATTTCAGAACGATAACCAATTTTTTACTAAAGTGAAAGTGTGTGGTTGGTCTGGAAATGGTATATATATTCTTAATCAAGGTTTACAGATCATTTGATACAGTTATGGAAATACCTCAGATGCCACcatatgttaaaaaacaaataaacaaccaaaatttttttaaaaagagagcAAGTGCAAACACACTAAAGCTTACTGAATGTCTAATTTATTTGTATAACTCAACACCTACAATATCATTACTAAAACTGAGGCTTATTCTAGTTTGTCTGACTGCATCCTCTCATCATTATGTTCCATTCCATTTTGATGTGAATCTTCGTTCTGCACTTGAGAATGTAAAATTAAAGCGCGGTCCACAAAGGTTACTGCTGCGATTGTGTCAGATATGTGCATTTAGTAGCACCAGTCTCATCTCTGATGATAAGTCATCACCCCatagtttccatccatccatccattttctgagccgcttctcctcactaggtttgcgggcgtgctggagcctatcccagctatcatcgggcaggaggcggggtacaccctgaactggttgccagccaatcgcagacccCATAGTGTTTCCCACAAAAATTAAACACTTAAAAGACTACACTAACGTTTCCACTGGTAACACTAACTCATTAGTCACACtcttattttccaccatgaCCATGCATGATGTAATCTTATGTAATTGGCATACAGTAGCTTTGTATGAAATAAAGATTGAACATAACTCCAGATTTACAGTAAATCTAAATACTGTAGGAGGGTTCGTTGTATTTCGGCATTGCAATTCTAAAAGTGAAAATCATAAATTATAGGGATGCACGATAACTATCGGGACCGATAGTTATCGACcgatattggggaaaaaaattacgtCACACTGATAGGTTCAATATCGAAAAAACGTAACCGATAACAAGAGCCGTCTTTCTCAGTGTCGCGCTGGGGTGGGGTCATGTAATAAAATACTTTACCCCCAAGaagcctttttttctctctttgcgtCACGGTGGCCTTACACAGCGCCGCAGTGGCGGGTAATTTTGGACGATTGACGCTGTATCCGGAACAATCggtgttacggccgtaacgagtcagagttcagtgatttccgtaacaaaatacggacgttccgtaacatttggcagctatGACCATATGTTCGCCAGGATTTGCTGAAATTGCAATCATCCAGTGACTGAGTTTGTAACTATGACACACGCGAGCATTTAGTACCCTCGGAGTACAGCATTCGGCAAGACCCAACGGCCTCCGAAGCTGCAGACTCTCGTAGCAACTAGTATTGGGAACGATACACCGATGTGACTGGGTAGCTGTTAATAAAAGCGAGAGATTTTACTGTATTGGTAGCAGATTCCATAATTAACAGAAAATTCGCCAGGAATCCTTAGATACATTGGTTGTAGGGCTGTGGACCGGATATCGTGAGGCTAACAATTGGTTGCCTGGGGCTTTACAGTTTTCTTCTCTTAAAACAAGTGCGAGAGCTCTCGCACTGTGCGCCGTGGATGTAACGTTATGCTTACAACCAAAAACAGCAGGGGTGGGCACTAGCGACACTACTAGTTTAACTACATTTTTCTTTAGCGTCAATATTTCAACATCAGATAGCCTTTCAGTAGTTAAGCTACTTTAGTGGTCACAGCGATAGCAAAGTAGCGTTCACAGACTACTGTGgggggtgctccgggagtatgAGGTACCGGACTCGCCGATACGGCGAGCACAATCTACGTGCAGCTAAAGACAAAATCTGTTAGTGGTGTCCAAAATTCATTTGTGGTGACCCACCACagataaatgtactgtacaaccccaattgcaatgaagttgggaggttgtgtcaaacataaataaaaacagaatacaatgatttgcaaatgatgtctgacctatatttaattgaatacactacaaagatatttaatgttcaaactgataaactttattgtttttagcaaataatcataaacttagaattttatggctgcaacaggttccaaaaaagctgggacagggtcatgtttaccactgtgttacattaccttttcttttaacaacattcaataaacgttttgggaactgaggacactaattgttgaagctttgtaggtggaattctttcccattcttgcttgatgtacagcttcagctgttcaacagtccgtggtctccgttgtcgtattttacgcttcataatgcgccatgtcggtttttgatgcagtgccgcctgagggatcgaaggtcatgggcatccaatgttggctttcggccttgccgcttacatgcagtgatttctccagattctctgaagcttttgatgatgatatggaccggaggtgatgaaatccctaaattccttgcaattgtacgttgaggaacattgtcattaaactgttcgactgttTTGTCACGCACTCGTTCACAAAGAGgttaacctcgccccatctttgcttgtgaatgactgagaaattcagggaagctccttttatacccagtcatggcacccacctgttcccaattagcctgtccacaaacaggtgtttgatgagcattcctcaaattgctcagtcttttttgtcaactgtcccagcttttttggaacatgttgcagccataaaattccaagttaatgattatttgctaaaaacaataaagtttatcagttcaaacattaaatatattttctgtgtagtgtattcaattaaatataagtagaacatgatttgcaaatcattgtattcattttttatttctgtttaacacaacgttccaacttcattggttgTATATGTCTGAAACAACCCTAgttgagggtaagcggtacggaaaatgaatgattgaatgTCTGAAACACCGGCATACCATTGAAGAACATGGAGAGGAATGCCCTAACCTCTGATAATGTATCAAAAGGCCAAAAAATGCAAGACGTGATATAGGTTTCTCATCTGGTGAGCATTGTGATTTCCAAGTATGCTCAGCTGAACTTGCATTTCTCAGCAAGCAAATAGTGACAGATTAGATTTCGAGaaatttgaactctgttgtggTTAGACTCCCTCTCACTCAAAAACTGCCCACTCATTTACATGCATGCTTGAGGAAATAATTTGTGCAGTCATGCATCTTtggtcacacacacaaagcccaAATCAGGACATTGAAATTGCACCTGAAAAATCGTCATGAAGAACACAAACCTTAAATTAATCATGTAAATCCAACAAATTATCACATTCTCATGCACCATTTAATTCAGTTTTACTGCTCACCAATGTTCACAGCTGCCATAGCATGGTCTGTGGCTAAGATGATGTCTGTATCAGTGTGACatcagcaaataaataaatcaaatatcaATTGTACGTGTGTTTAATGATCATAGAACTTGTGCATTCATGTAAAATAGAATGATTTGTGTGTACAATGGTCACTCGTATAATTGGGttgaaaatataattgtttcaacatttaaaattaatgtCTGTTGTTGCAGCATGGATGGAGGTGAACTCTTCAGTAGAATCCAGGACAGAGGCGACCAGGCATTCACAGAGAGAGGTATAAAAACACACTGACTgcatggaaagtattcagacccccttaaatgtttcactctttatgttgcagccatttgctaaaatcatttaagttatttttttcctcaatgtacacacagcaaccccatattgacagaaaaaaaacggaattgtttaaatttaaaaaaaaaaaaaaaaaaaaaaaaaatttaaatttttaaatttttaaaaaaagaaaaactgaaataagccataagtattcagaccctttgctcagtatttagtagaagcacccttttgagcccTTTTTGGGACTGATGCaactttttcacacctggatttggcgaccctctgccattcctccttgaagTTCCTCTCCAATtccgtcaggttggatggtgagtGTTGGTGGAAAGCCATTTTCAGGtgtctccagagatgctcaattggatttaagtcagggctctggctgggccgtTCAAGAActgtcacggagttgttctgaagccatccatccatccatccatttgtcgtaccgcttatcctcacagcgGCGCGGACGGGCTGgaagctatcccagctattttcgggcgagaggcggggtacaccctgaacgggtcccctgtcaatcgcagggcacagataaataaacagccatttgcactcacattcacacctacggaaaaTTTTGAGTCtcaaattaacctaccatgcatgtttttgggatgtgggaggaaaccggagtacctggagaaaacccacgcaggcatgcggagaacatgcaaactccacacaggcttgactgggaaccccggtcctcagaactgtgaggcagatgtgctaaccagtcgcccaccgtggtGCCTGTtgtgaagccactccttcgttattttagctgtgtgctttgggttattgtcttgttggaaggtgaaccttcgagccagtctgaggttctaagcactctggagaaggtttttgtacaggatatccctgtacttgaccacattcatccttcctttgattgcaaccagtcgtcctgtcacTGCATCTCGCTCTAATCTGCTGGTTGTGCTTTCTGTACTTTATTAAACCTGTTTATTTTCTACGCCAGAGGCATCTGACATAATGAAAAGCATAGGAGAGGCTATCCAGTACCTGCATGCTGTTAACATTGCACACCGAGATGTTAAGGTTAGTCTCACCATTTTCTATCACCATCTCTTTTTGGAACAGTCTGACTGAGAGGTTAAGAGTAACATCACTCACTTCAGTCATTAATGTGAAACTCCCTTCagccagagaatttactgtaCTCAACCAAGAGGCCCAGCGCTTTGCTCAAACTCACAGACTTTGGCTTTGCCAAGGAAACCACCTCTCACAACTCTCTTGCTACTCCCTGCTACACACCTTACTATGTTGGTAAGAGTTCTTCTCTGTATTTaatagcatttttttcatgacctGCTCCTTAAACCACAGTGTTCTAATTTTTCTAACTTTTCATCTATTGCTTTCACTCTACAGCTCCAGAGGTTCTGGGCCCAGAGAAATATGACAAATCTTGTGACATGTGGTCTTTGGGTGTCATTATGTATATTCTGTAAGTAAAGTCTTAATGTTGCATTACATGGGATTTTTTGCTTGGTGCAGCATGTAACTGTTGTTCTTCTCCAGGTTGTGTGGGTACCCCCCTTTTTATTCAAACCACGGTCTAGCCATTTCTCCCGGGATGAAGAAAAGGATTAGAATGGGACAGTATGAGTTTCCTAATCCCGAGTGGTCTGATGTATCAGAAGAAGGTGATCATATTGGCAAAACTATGCATGTTAATTTTCACTTTGCCTGCCAACACAAATGAGTGAAAATTAGACCTGTCTACAAGTCAATAGGTCGAATACTACTCTTCGAAGACGGACAGCTTTAAATTGTACTGAGAAAAGCAATGCTGTGGTTCGTATGACTTCAGCTCATTAGTTAATCTCAAATCAAACAAGGAAGGTGTGGAGTTTCCGAATTCCACTAGGTGGCTTTTGAAGGAAAGAAAAACTGCAGTGGAGCCttcaaagttgaacacaatccattcaccCTCCATTCTCTGATGCTGATAATTCAAATTTGCACTCATTAAAACAGGGTTTGCACGGTCATGAAAAACCTGGAAAAGTTATGGAAATTGAAACTACATATTCCAGGTCCTGGAAAAGGAATTTTTTATACCGTTTTGGAAAAGTCATGGACGTATTGTGTGGAAtattatatgtttatatataaatatatatatgtgtatatttagGATGCgtacaacaaataaaatggtgTAACGTGcgattaaaatgaaaatgattataATTCAAATTGACACGGAAGTGCAACATTGCAAGCGATGTACGCCGCCATACAGGAAATGTGACAGGTCACGTTGGCGAGGGTCCACTGGTATACTCGAACAGCTGAATGTGGATTTCATAGAGAACGCAATGCCAAGAAAgtgcaattttaaaatgagTGACTTTCTAAAGAGAGGTTTAAATTTTGGACACTGACCACGGCCGTGCGAAATTCTAACTTTGCTCAAAATCCGTCGATGAACCCAACACGGGAGAAGCGGCACTGGTAAGCCATATGAAGGGAAAGAAGCGTATGTCAGCTGCCGAAGACTGTAAAAACTCCATCAGGGAGTTTTCAGGTTTTGTTACAGACACAGTTACTGCACCACAGACTGCCATGGCTGCAGGGTCTGCAATTCCAACGGCAAAGCAGACTAAGTCGGATGTAACAGCGACAACAAACGTTCTAATAGCCCAAGTTCTGTGGTGATTAAAAGTAATGAATTTTCGCTATTCTTACAAGTCCTCGAAAGACTTTGGGGGTTTCCACTGTAgtatcataaataaaaaatgctgccGAGATCTAAAAATGCGTTAATAATTGGTTTGAATAGTTAATGCTGACTGGCAAAGTTCAATCACAACACGATTGCTTTATTTCACATCCCTCTAATGTATGTACAGTGTTAAAAACAGTTTAGTGACTTGAAATTGATTGCAGCTAAACAACTGATTAGGACCCTCCTTAAGACGGAGCCCACCCAAAGGATGACGATCACGGAGTTTATGAATCACCCCTGgattaatgtaaacacaaaccCACTTCCTTGCTATTTATCAGCTCAATTCTTATGGATTATATTGTCCACTGAAGCCAGATTGTTGCCCGTCTCCCTGCAGCAATCGATGGAGGTTCCTCAGACGCCACTGCACACTAGCCGGGTGTTA from Phycodurus eques isolate BA_2022a chromosome 10, UOR_Pequ_1.1, whole genome shotgun sequence includes:
- the mapkapk2a gene encoding MAP kinase-activated protein kinase 2 isoform X2; amino-acid sequence: MLSNAQNQPLFPNPTGQQNPAGQQQNPAGQFPPFLSRPTLQIKKNAITDDYKVTSQVLGLGINGKVLEIFQRKTGDKYALKMLQDCSKARREVELHWRASPCANIVRIIEVYENLYQGRKCLLIVMECMDGGELFSRIQDRGDQAFTERAPEVLGPEKYDKSCDMWSLGVIMYILLCGYPPFYSNHGLAISPGMKKRIRMGQYEFPNPEWSDVSEEAKQLIRTLLKTEPTQRMTITEFMNHPWINQSMEVPQTPLHTSRVLKEEKDAWEDVKEEMTSALATMRVDYEQIKIKTIEDSTNPLLTKRRKKASNAMVDTQSAAH
- the mapkapk2a gene encoding MAP kinase-activated protein kinase 2 isoform X1: MLSNAQNQPLFPNPTGQQNPAGQQQNPAGQFPPFLSRPTLQIKKNAITDDYKVTSQVLGLGINGKVLEIFQRKTGDKYALKMLQDCSKARREVELHWRASPCANIVRIIEVYENLYQGRKCLLIVMECMDGGELFSRIQDRGDQAFTEREASDIMKSIGEAIQYLHAVNIAHRDVKPENLLYSTKRPSALLKLTDFGFAKETTSHNSLATPCYTPYYVAPEVLGPEKYDKSCDMWSLGVIMYILLCGYPPFYSNHGLAISPGMKKRIRMGQYEFPNPEWSDVSEEAKQLIRTLLKTEPTQRMTITEFMNHPWINQSMEVPQTPLHTSRVLKEEKDAWEDVKEEMTSALATMRVDYEQIKIKTIEDSTNPLLTKRRKKASNAMVDTQSAAH